The following is a genomic window from Aquificota bacterium.
GATATGAGCTTTTTATAAAAGCTTTCTGGCAAAAAGGCATGTTTGTGCATATCCTCGGAGTAGAGCTTTGTTTGAACCTTTACAGGTCTGGAAGGTTCCCTTACGGGGTGCTTCTTTGAGGCTATGGACATGGTCCACCAGTATCCTGCATAGCCGGGTATCACGGCGGTGTAAAGGTCCACTATGGGGAAGACCTTTTTAAGAGCTTTTTGTATCCTCCTTACAATTTCAAGGTGGTAGTGTATAGATTCCGTTTGTCCCACATATATACCATCCTCTTTGAGCGCCCTATAAACATACTTGAAAAACTCCTCCGTTGTTAGCACATGGGCAAAGCCTACCGGGTCTGTAGAGTCCACTATTATCACATCAAACTCATTTTCATAGTCTTGTATGTATTTATAACCATCCTCGTTTAACACAATGGCCCTTGGGTCTTCAAAGGCCGAGGCCATGGTGGGTAAAAACTTCTTTGAAACTTCTATAACCTCCTTGTCTATATCCACAAGCACAGCCCTTTTTACCTCTGGATGTTTAAGAACCTCCCTTAAAACTCCTCCATCACCACCACCTATTATGAGAACGTTCTCCGGATTAGGATGGGCATAGAGTGGCACATGTGCCATATACTCGTGGTAGATAAACTCATACCTTTCGTCGCACTGGGCTACGCCGTCAAGGACAAGGATCTTCCCAAAGTGCGGTGATTCTACCACCATTATCTCTTGGTACTCACTCTTTCCATAGTAAAGCACGTTGCTAATGGGATAACAATGTCTAATGGGGGCGTAGGGGTCTCTTTCCATGAAGAAGGTGTCCATCATCTCTTATCACCTCTCACTTTTTGGTGGATATTATAAATCAAAAGGAGTTTTTCTGGGTCAAGGCTTTCTACCCTACACATGGGGTCTATGGATAGCTCAAGTAAAACCTCTTCAGGAAGTTTATGCTTTATGGCCTTTCTTCTCATGGAGTATAGCCTTGTCAAGAAGTTCTTATAGTCCTTTAGGTCAATCTCTGGCAACTCTTCCTTTCTTGTAAGCCTTATAAGGCCGGATTGCACCTTGGGCTTTGGGTAGAAAAACCTGCTTGGTATGCTCATAAGGTATTCCACTTTGTAAAAGGTTCTAACAAAGGTGGAAAGCCAAGAGGGTCCCTTTTGTATCTTTTCGGCCACCTCCTTTTGAAGCATATAAATCGCTTGAGATATGCATTGATGATGAAAGACTGTTTTTTCAACTATAAGGCTTGCCACGTTGTAGGGCAGATTTCCAAAAACCTTGATATTTTCTCCCAGACTGCAAAAATCAAAGCTTACTGCGTCCGCCTCATGGATAACTACCCTTGGGTCCTTTATGCTTTCCCTTAAGCTTCTTATCATATCTTGGTCTATCTCCAAAAGGTGGAGTTCCTTAAAAGGGTGTGCAAGGACCTTTTTTGTAAGGTTTCCCGTTCCGGGACCTATCTCCACCAAAACCTCTCCCTCCCTTGGGTCAATAAGCTGGGCTATTCGGTCCAAAACACCAGGAGCCACAAGCAGATGTTGTCCTAAATGTTTTTTTAGCTTCATGCTTTATAATTTTAGACATGTTCCTTTTCATACTGCCTTACAGCAAAAAACAGCACAGGATCAACCTACGGGACTGTGATAGTGCCTACGGCCTTTTGGAGTTTGAGCCTTTCTCAAGGCTTTTGGAAAAGGCCTTTTCTCAAGATAGTTTTATTGCACCACTCTATAGAAGGTTTGGTGGGCCTTTTTGGGAGAGCTTGGAGATGTGGGTAATGCCTCCAAAGGTTATGGAATATATAAATGAGAACTCTTATGTTCTTTCACCCATCTACGGACTTGTAAAGCCAAAGGCATGTATGCCCTATGCACCCATAGGCTGGAAGGATGTTTATGAGGGCAAAAGCCTCTTTGACTTTTGGAAGCCTCATATAAAAAATGTTTCCCAAAGGCTTTTAAATGGTAAAGTGGTCTTTCCTTTCATTTCAAAGGAATACCTCTCCCTTTTTGACCTCTCAAATGTGGAAAAGGTGGTAAGCTTTGAGTATTACAGGAAGGACAAAAAGGTTATGAACCCAGCCAAGCACCATGCCTACACTTTAAGGTATATAGCGGAGAAAGAGCTTAAACTTTCTGAGCTTCATAGGATAAACTTCTACGACTATAAGGTGGAAGACATAAGGGAAAAGGGAAAGCACATTTATGTAATCCTTAGGTCCGAGGGAAGGTATGAAGTCTGAAGGGGTATATCTTTCCATAGTTATACCAGCCTATAACGAAGAGGAGAATGTGCCACTTTTATATCAAAAGCTAAAGGAAGTGTTAAAGGGCTTTGATAGGGAGTATGAAATAATCTTTGTGGATGATGGTTCTACAGACAGCACATGGGATAAGCTGGTGGCTATAGCCAAGGAGGATAAGAGGGTAAAGCTTATAAGGTTTAGGAAAAACTATGGGCAGACTGCTGCCATGTATGCTGGCTTCCAGCACGCCAGCGGAGAGGTCATCATAACCATGGATGCAGACCTTCAAAACGACCCGGAGGACATACCAAGGCTTTTGGAAAAGCTGGAAGAAGGCTACGATATTGTAAGCGGTTGGAGGAAGGACAGAAAGGACCCCTTCTTCTCAAGGAAGCTTCCTTCCATGATTGCCAACTGGATCATATCAAAGGTAACGGGCGTGGAATTGCACGATTATGGATGCACCCTAAAGGCCTACAGGTCCCATATAGTAAAAAGGCTTGAGCTTTATGGAGATATGCACAGATTTTTGCCTGCTTTGACTAAAAGGCTTGGAGCAAAAATAACCGAAATCCCAGTAAAGCACCATCCGAGGATCTACGGCAGGTCCAAGTATGGCATAGGAAGGACCATAAGGGTCATACTGGACATATTCTTGGTGAAGTTTTTAAACGAATACCTAAACAAACCCATGTATGTCTTTGGAACCTTTGGCTTTTTGCTTTTGAGCTTGGGCCTTTTAATGCTCTTTTACCTTATATTTATAAAGCTCTTCATGGATGAGGATATAGGCCGAAGGCCCCTGCTTATCCTCAGCGTACTTTTTACTTTGGCTGGTATACAGCTTATATCTACTGGCATAATTGCAGAACTTTTGGTGAGGGTATACTACCGGACAAAAGAAGAAAAACCCTTTTTGATAGAAGAAAAGATCAACCTATGAACAAAAAGCTATGAGAAGCCTCATTGAAACATATAGGTTTTTCAATTAATCTTTTAGACAAAGAATGAAACCAATAGACATAGACCTAAGGCTTTTGGAGATATTCTGTTGTGTATATGAAAAAGGTAGCATCTCTAAAAGTTCAGATTGCTTGCACCTTTCTCAATCTACCATCAGCTTCCACGTGCATAATTTAGAAAAATCCATA
Proteins encoded in this region:
- the speE gene encoding polyamine aminopropyltransferase yields the protein MMDTFFMERDPYAPIRHCYPISNVLYYGKSEYQEIMVVESPHFGKILVLDGVAQCDERYEFIYHEYMAHVPLYAHPNPENVLIIGGGDGGVLREVLKHPEVKRAVLVDIDKEVIEVSKKFLPTMASAFEDPRAIVLNEDGYKYIQDYENEFDVIIVDSTDPVGFAHVLTTEEFFKYVYRALKEDGIYVGQTESIHYHLEIVRRIQKALKKVFPIVDLYTAVIPGYAGYWWTMSIASKKHPVREPSRPVKVQTKLYSEDMHKHAFLPESFYKKLISGEYVF
- the rsmA gene encoding ribosomal RNA small subunit methyltransferase A; protein product: MKLKKHLGQHLLVAPGVLDRIAQLIDPREGEVLVEIGPGTGNLTKKVLAHPFKELHLLEIDQDMIRSLRESIKDPRVVIHEADAVSFDFCSLGENIKVFGNLPYNVASLIVEKTVFHHQCISQAIYMLQKEVAEKIQKGPSWLSTFVRTFYKVEYLMSIPSRFFYPKPKVQSGLIRLTRKEELPEIDLKDYKNFLTRLYSMRRKAIKHKLPEEVLLELSIDPMCRVESLDPEKLLLIYNIHQKVRGDKR
- the yaaA gene encoding peroxide stress protein YaaA; this translates as MFLFILPYSKKQHRINLRDCDSAYGLLEFEPFSRLLEKAFSQDSFIAPLYRRFGGPFWESLEMWVMPPKVMEYINENSYVLSPIYGLVKPKACMPYAPIGWKDVYEGKSLFDFWKPHIKNVSQRLLNGKVVFPFISKEYLSLFDLSNVEKVVSFEYYRKDKKVMNPAKHHAYTLRYIAEKELKLSELHRINFYDYKVEDIREKGKHIYVILRSEGRYEV
- a CDS encoding glycosyltransferase family 2 protein, with protein sequence MKSEGVYLSIVIPAYNEEENVPLLYQKLKEVLKGFDREYEIIFVDDGSTDSTWDKLVAIAKEDKRVKLIRFRKNYGQTAAMYAGFQHASGEVIITMDADLQNDPEDIPRLLEKLEEGYDIVSGWRKDRKDPFFSRKLPSMIANWIISKVTGVELHDYGCTLKAYRSHIVKRLELYGDMHRFLPALTKRLGAKITEIPVKHHPRIYGRSKYGIGRTIRVILDIFLVKFLNEYLNKPMYVFGTFGFLLLSLGLLMLFYLIFIKLFMDEDIGRRPLLILSVLFTLAGIQLISTGIIAELLVRVYYRTKEEKPFLIEEKINL